From the Ruania alkalisoli genome, one window contains:
- a CDS encoding NADP-dependent oxidoreductase, which translates to MPHFNSTQIQLASRPEGWPTHENFQTVQATHGDLLEGQVRVRNEFISVDPYMRGRMDDVRSYVAPYALGETITGGAIGRVIESAAHDVPVGAVVLHQHGWADAVQADAGTFTVVPEVPGLPLSLRLHILGMTGLTAYVGLTTIAGLREGDTVFVSGAAGAVGTAVGQIAKLLGAKRVIGSAGSDEKVALLTQKYGYDAAFNYKDGDIRGQLAQAAPDGIDVYFDNVGGDHLEAALAVFNDGGRAALCGAISSYNATEPSPGPDNMANIITRALTLQGFTLASYLHLAPEFSEKMTAWFAAGRIAYDETIVDGFENTVDAFLDMMRGANTGKMLVRV; encoded by the coding sequence ATGCCGCACTTCAATTCCACGCAGATCCAGCTCGCGTCCCGCCCGGAAGGCTGGCCGACGCACGAGAACTTCCAGACCGTGCAGGCCACCCACGGCGACCTGCTGGAAGGGCAGGTGCGGGTGCGCAACGAGTTCATCTCGGTCGATCCCTATATGCGGGGCCGGATGGACGACGTCCGCAGCTACGTCGCTCCCTACGCACTCGGTGAGACGATCACTGGCGGAGCCATCGGCAGGGTGATCGAATCTGCTGCCCATGATGTTCCGGTCGGAGCGGTCGTGCTGCACCAGCACGGCTGGGCCGATGCGGTGCAGGCGGATGCCGGAACCTTCACCGTGGTGCCCGAGGTGCCGGGCCTGCCGCTCTCGCTGCGGCTGCACATCCTGGGGATGACCGGACTGACCGCGTATGTGGGTTTGACGACCATCGCGGGTCTGCGCGAGGGAGACACGGTGTTCGTCTCCGGAGCGGCTGGTGCTGTCGGCACCGCGGTCGGACAGATCGCGAAACTGCTCGGGGCCAAGCGTGTGATCGGGTCGGCCGGATCGGACGAGAAGGTCGCGCTACTGACTCAGAAGTACGGATACGACGCCGCCTTCAACTACAAGGATGGCGACATCCGCGGGCAACTCGCGCAGGCCGCCCCTGACGGGATCGACGTGTATTTCGACAACGTCGGCGGTGACCACCTCGAGGCTGCGCTCGCCGTGTTCAACGACGGTGGCCGGGCCGCACTGTGCGGTGCGATCTCCAGTTACAACGCCACCGAGCCCAGCCCCGGGCCCGACAATATGGCCAACATCATCACTCGCGCGCTCACCCTGCAGGGATTCACCCTCGCGAGTTACCTCCACCTGGCGCCCGAGTTCTCGGAGAAGATGACAGCCTGGTTCGCCGCGGGAAGAATCGCCTACGACGAGACCATCGTCGACGGATTCGAGAACACAGTCGATGCCTTCCTCGACATGATGCGCGGAGCGAACACCGGCAAGATGCTCGTGCGCGTCTGA
- a CDS encoding DUF1304 domain-containing protein → MIIAGLVLTGVAALVHIVIFYLESIAWTGARARAVFGTSEAEAQATKALAFNQGFYNLFLAIAVFTGMILFAAGQSAAGAALLFAGAGSMAAASLVLAISSPDKLAAAMKQGILPALGVIVLAIALTA, encoded by the coding sequence ATGATCATCGCGGGACTCGTGCTCACTGGTGTCGCGGCGCTGGTCCACATCGTCATCTTCTACCTGGAGTCGATCGCGTGGACGGGGGCGCGCGCTCGTGCCGTCTTCGGCACCAGTGAGGCGGAGGCTCAGGCCACCAAGGCGCTCGCCTTCAATCAAGGCTTCTACAACCTATTCCTCGCCATTGCAGTGTTCACGGGGATGATCTTGTTCGCCGCCGGCCAGAGTGCGGCAGGAGCGGCGCTCCTATTCGCCGGTGCCGGATCGATGGCGGCAGCAAGCCTGGTGCTGGCGATTTCCAGCCCCGACAAACTCGCGGCCGCGATGAAGCAGGGCATCCTTCCCGCGCTCGGCGTGATCGTTCTCGCCATCGCACTGACCGCGTGA